From Acidovorax sp. 1608163:
GATGAGCCATGGCGACAAGGTCACCACCTTGCCCCCAGGCTTCAAGGTGATGTGCTCCACCCCTTCGTGCCCTATCGCTGGCATGGCCGACGAAAGCCGCCGCTACTACGCTGTGCAGTTCCACCCCGAAGTCACGCACACCGTGCAGGGCAAGGCGCTGCTGGAGCGCTTTGTGCTGGGCATCTGCGGCACGCGTGCTGACTGGATCATGGGCGACTACATCGAAGAGGCTGTGCAAAAGATCCGCGAGCAGGTGGGCGATGAGGAGGTGATCCTCGGCCTGTCGGGTGGCGTGGATTCGTCCGTGGCTGCCGCGCTGATCCACCGCGCCATTGGTGACCAGCTCACCTGCGTGTTTGTGGACCACGGCCTGCTGCGTCTGAACGAAGGCGACATGGTGATGGACATGTTCGAGGGCAAGCTGCACGCCAAGGTCATCCGCGTGGACGCCAGCGACTTGTTTCTGGGCAAGCTGGCCGGGGTGAGCGAGCCTGAGCAAAAGCGCAAGATCATCGGTGGCCTGTTTGTGGATGTGTTCAAGGCCGAAGCTGCCAAGCTCAAGGCCGGCACGGGCGGCCACAAGGGCGAGGATGTTGGTCGCACCGTCAAAGGCGCGACGTTCCTGGCTCAGGGCACCATCTACCCCGATGTGATCGAAAGCGGCGGCGCCAAGAGCAAGAAGGCCGTCACCATCAAGAGCCACCACAACGTGGGCGGCCTGCCAGAGCAATTGGGCCTGAAGCTGCTGGAACCCCTGCGCGACCTGTTCAAGGACGAAGTGCGTGAGCTGGGCGTGGCCTTGGGCCTGCCGCCAGAGATGGTCTACCGCCACCCCTTCCCCGGGCCCGGCCTGGGCGTGCGCATCCTGGGCGAGGTGAAGAAGGAATACGCCGACCTGCTGCGCCGTGCCGACGCGATTTTCATCGAAGAGCTGCGCAACTTCAAGGACGACGCCACCGGCAAGAGCTGGTATGACCTCACCAGCCAAGCCTTCACCGTGTTCCTGCCCGTCAAGAGCGTGGGCGTGATGGGCGACGGCCGCACGTATGACTACGTGGTGGCCTTGCGTGCCGTGCAGACCAGCGACTTCATGACCGCCGACTGGGCTGAACTGCCTTACGCCTTGCTCAAGAAGGTGTCGGGCCGCATCATCAACGAAGTGCGCGGTATCAACCGTGTGACTTATGACGTGAGCAGCAAGCCGCCAGCGACGATCGAGTGGGAGTGAAATCAGGTCCTTCGGGACTATCGCCACCTATCGAAAATCCGCCGTAACGTGTTGATTTCAAAGGAAATACGTCGCGGCAGCTATCGGCGACTATCGCCGGGCAGCGAAACGGATTGACGGTAGAGGTGACGGTAGAAACCGGAGGCCGGATTAAGACCTCCTTGTTTACTATCGAGACCAAACCGGTCTTTGACGGTAAATCACTACTCTGGAAAGCTTGTTTCATACGGCTTTCCGGGCATCAGCAGGTCTCCTGACCCCTGACGGTAAAAGCCGTCATGAACAGGAGGAAAAACCTCGATGCTTACCGACACCGCACTGCGCAATTTCAAGCCCAAGCCCAAGACGTACAAGGCTTCCGACCGTGACGGCATGTACGTGACGGTATCGCCTACCGGTACCGTCACCTTCCGCTTCGATTACCGTCTTAACGGTCGCCGTGAGACCCTGACCATTGGTCGCTATGGGGCGGCGGGTATTTCGCTCGCGATGGCCTGCGAAAAGCTGGCTGGATGCGAAGAAGGCCGTCGCCCAGGGCAAGTCGCCGGCGCACGAGAAGCAGCGCGAGAAGCGCCGTCTGACCGCCGCCAAGAACTTTGGCGACATGACCACCCAATGGCTGGGTGGTGCCAGGATGGCCGACAGCACGCGGGCGATGCGCAAGAGCATCGTTGATCGCGACATCCTGCCAGCCTTCCAGAACCGCCTGCTCAACGAAATCACCGCCGATGACTTGCGCGCCTTGTGCGGCAAGGTGAAGGGGCGGGGCGCCCCGGCCACGGCGGTGCATGTCCGCGACATCGTGAAGCAGGTCTATGCCTTCGCCATCCTGCATGGTGAGAAGGTGGACAACCCGGCGGCCGACGTGGGCGCGGCGTCGATTGCGACCTTCGTGCCCAAGGACCGTGCCTTGTCGCCGCTGGAGATCCGCCTGATGTCGCGTCAGATGGAGTCGGTGGCCACCTATCCCACCATCCGGCTGGCGCTGCGCATGATCCTGCTGACGCTGGTGCGCAAGAGTGAGCTGATCGAGGCTACGTGGGACGAGGTCGATTTTGAGAACGCGACCTGGACCATTCCGAAGGGGGGGCGGACAAAAACTTGGACTACCTGGAGGTAGTTCATGTATTCATACGAAGACCGCATCCGAGCGGTCACGCTCGACATCAAGCTGGGCAAGCGCACCGGAGCGACTATCCGCCAGTTGGGCTATCCGACGAAGAACTCCTTGAAGAGCTGGCATGAGGAGTACGAGCGGCGCCTGGACCTGTTGTCCGGCTACGTGCGCTCGAAGCCGAAGTATTCTCAAATTCAGAAGGAGCAGGCTGTCAAACACTACGCCGAGCACGGGCGCTGCATCGCATCAACAGTCAAGGCGCTGGGCTATCCGTGCCGCGATTTGCTGCGCGCCTGGATTGATGAACTGGACCCCGACTCCCGCCAGCGCGTTGTCGGCAGAGCCGTCAGTGCACCTCGGCCGCCGCAAATGAAGAAGCAGGCGGTCCTCGAACTGTGCACTCGTGAGGGAAGTGCGCAGGCGGTTGCTCAGAAGCTTGGCGTGAGCAGGCCGACGTTGTACAACTGGAAGAACCAGCTCCTGGGGCGTGAGGCACCCGCATCCATGAAACAAACCAATCAGTCACCCCACGCTCAAGAGCGCGACGAGCTCGAGCGCCAGGTTGAGGCGTTGCGCCGCGAAGTCAGGCAACTGCGCCTTGAGCAGGACCTCTTGAACAAGGCCAATGAACTGCTAAAAAAAGGCCTGGGCGTCGATCTGCAGCTCCTGTCCAACAGGGAGAAGACACTGCTGATTGACGCCCTCAAGGAGCACTATGGCCTGCCAAAGCTCCTTGGACAGTTGGGCCTTGCACGCAGCTCGTAC
This genomic window contains:
- the guaA gene encoding glutamine-hydrolyzing GMP synthase, which gives rise to MQHQKILILDFGSQVTQLIARRVREANVYCEVHPCDVTDEWVRDYAKDGSLKGVILSGSHASVYEVDDKAPDAVFELGIPVLGICYGMQTMAQQLGGKVEGSNTREFGYAEVRAHGHTELLKGIEDFATAEGHGMLKVWMSHGDKVTTLPPGFKVMCSTPSCPIAGMADESRRYYAVQFHPEVTHTVQGKALLERFVLGICGTRADWIMGDYIEEAVQKIREQVGDEEVILGLSGGVDSSVAAALIHRAIGDQLTCVFVDHGLLRLNEGDMVMDMFEGKLHAKVIRVDASDLFLGKLAGVSEPEQKRKIIGGLFVDVFKAEAAKLKAGTGGHKGEDVGRTVKGATFLAQGTIYPDVIESGGAKSKKAVTIKSHHNVGGLPEQLGLKLLEPLRDLFKDEVRELGVALGLPPEMVYRHPFPGPGLGVRILGEVKKEYADLLRRADAIFIEELRNFKDDATGKSWYDLTSQAFTVFLPVKSVGVMGDGRTYDYVVALRAVQTSDFMTADWAELPYALLKKVSGRIINEVRGINRVTYDVSSKPPATIEWE